A segment of the Agarivorans albus genome:
ACGTAGACGGTACCAACCTAGTTAAGCACGACATTGATTATTGGCGTCACCTGTTAAGTTACTTTAAAGCCGGCGTATACAACCAATTTACCCATGGTATGAGTGAAGCACATTTCTACAAGCTTGAGTACTCAGCAGCTGAGCCTAAATAGAAGCCTGCACCTGGTTAGCTCTCGCGTGCCACCTCCCGAGAGCCCTTAGCCTGCTAGCAGCTATTTACCGTACCAAACTATGAGGTAACTATGCCCCTTTTTTCCATTAAACACGCCAATCTTAAAAACGCTGTTGTCGCAGGATTAGCGGTAAGCATGTTGTCTGTAAACGCACAGGCGGTAGCCAGCCAAGCGCCCCCACAAAGCGTGATGGCGCTTATCGAAAGCAAATCTGAACTGCTTGCCTCCGAGGCATTAAACAGTAACAAACATTGGTTTACAGCCTATACCAATGAAGCGGGAAAATGGCAGCATGAGTACTCGAAAAACTGGTGTAGCGGATTTATACCGGGCATCTTTTGGTATCTAAATGCACTAAGTAATAATGGCCAATGGCAGCAGTATGCTGAGCATTGGACAGAAGGGGTAAGGTCGCGCGCCTATGCCACTGACAATGATACTGGCTTTCAAATTTTTAACAGTTTTGGTTTAGGTTACACCATGGGTAAAAAGCCTAGCGATGATTACAAGCAAGTATTGATAGATGGTGCCTCTACCTTAGTGAAACAGCGTTACAACAAAGATATCGGCGCATTTCGGTCTTGGCGGCAGGGGATTAGTAATCCCACTCGGCTGCCTTTTGAAGTCAATATTGATCAATTGATGAATATGGAATTGGTGCTTTGGGTAGGCAAACATGCCAACAAGCCCGAATTCACCAAGATGGCGATCTCACATGCAGATAAAACCTGGGAGCACGGCGTAAGAGAAAATGGCAGCACCTACCATGTAGTGAGTTATAGCCCCAGTGGTGAAGTAGTTAAGAAAAGAACTCATCAAGGCTGGAAAACGGAATCAACTTGGTCAAGAGGCCAAGCTTGGTCGGTTTATGCTTATGCTATGTATTATCGTTACACGGGTTTAGAACGGATGCTAGAGCGCTCAATCAAGTCTTATGAATACTTTATTGAAAGCACCAAACAACAAACTCAAGACTTGGTGCCGTATTCAGACTTTGACGCTCCAATAGATGATGATAACCCTCGAGATAGTTCTGCTACGGCGATTGTGGCATCAGCACTCATCGAGCTTTATAAGATTACTCAACAAGAGAAGTACTTAAACGACGCACAACAAATGCTAGCGTCACTTTCTACACCTAAATACTTAGCAATGGACAATAACTACCAAAGTATTTTGCTGAAAGGCTCAGAAAAATGGGGCGAGCCAGAAGTCGGCACTATTTTTGGCGATTACTTTTTCATAGAGGCTTTATATCGTTGGCAACAATGGGCGCCTCGCAAGCTGCCTAAGCATTTTGGTTTGTAATGATTAAAAGCCTCTTCGTGAGGCTTTAGTTATGCTTACTGGTAGATAAACGCCAGTTTTGCCGCAAGCGCTTCAGCAAGTTGCTTATGTTGCTCAGGGCTTAAATGAACGCCGTCTTGTTGTTTAAGTTTAATAATGCTGTTTACATCAAAAAACGCGCAGCTAAGCCTTTTTGCTTTAGCTGCGAGTAAGCCAGCAAGTAGCTGAGACTTAGCTTGCGAGCCTTTAAAGTGCTGACCGAAAGGGCCTGTTTCATCTATTGCTGGTGGAGCAACTAACAACACCTTGGGGCTTGTTATTCCTTGGTTTACACAGTGCTGGTCTAGCTCAACAACCATTTGCTCAAGGTTGTCACTTATCTGCTCTACTGCAAGTTGAAATTCTGGATAAAAATCATTAGTGCCTAACATCAATACTAAGCAGTCTGGCTGGTGCTTTTGGGTGTCTTGCAACAAGGCATCTATGCCGCTGCTCAAACCAAAGCTTGATGAACTGGGATAGGTGGTTCTGCCGGGTTGTCCAGCTTCAATAATTTGGTAAGGCTCGCCAAGCAAGTTCTCCATAACCCGCGGCCAACGAGAGTTGGCTGGCATACGTTGCCTACTAGCAGGAGAGTAACCCCAAGTATTAGAGTCGCCAAAACACAGTACTTTATTGATTGCCAAAGTGTGTTCCTTATTGTTGTGTGGCTAAAGAGTATAAAAAAACCTGCTAGTGCAGGTTTTTATTTAGCGATAGAACTGAGTTCACCTAGTTTTGTTTTCTAACAAATTTAGATTTAAGCATCATGTGGCCGTGACCATCTACCTTACAGTCGATGTCATGATCAGCATCTACAAAGCGTTTAATTACCGCTTTAGTACCAACTTTTAGCACTAACGACGACCCTTTCACTTTTAGGTCTTTAATCAGGGTAACTTTGTCGTCTTCTGCCAGTAAATTGCCTACAGCGTCTTTAAGTACAATGGCATCAGGGTCAACAACAACTTCGTTAGGGTTCCACTCATGCGCGCATTCAGGGCAAATAAGTAGTGAACCATCTTGGTATACATAGGCTGATTCACATTCTGGGCATGGAGGCAGATCGCTCATGATATTTTCTCTTTAATCTTTAGTTTATGGTGGCAAAGCGAAGGTAACGCTTTAAGCCATAGCAGTACTAGTAAACTAGTACCTAATATTTGTAGGGACATTATAAGTAAGAATGACTCTGCCAGCTAGCGCTTAGCTAAGATTGCTGCGGGTAATGGCAGTATCTGAGTAAATTTTCACCCTTGGATGGCCTTTCAACACATTCCAAGTATGTAGTTTAAAACTGTCGCACTTAGCACAAAGCTTACATTTACTTGTTTGCTTTATTTCATCTCTCTTTAGTTTGAACGAAATATCAGCCACTTAAGTTATGTTTTCACTGGCTTTGATATTGCAGCCTAGCTTTCAATAAGCAGAAAGTGTGGGGAAGCTATGTTACGCGAGATAATAGAAATAGATGAAGCGCTATGCGACGGATGTGGTCAATGTGTGCCTGCTTGCCATGAAGGTGCCTTGCAAATCATCGACCAAAAAGCTCGCTTAATTAGCGACTTAATGTGTGATGGCCTAGGTGCTTGCTTGGGACATTGTCCCACAGGCGCAATGACTGTGGTAAAGCGTGAAGCTAGCGCTTATGACGAACGAAAAGTCATGGAAAACATCATACAA
Coding sequences within it:
- a CDS encoding glycoside hydrolase family 88 protein, coding for MPLFSIKHANLKNAVVAGLAVSMLSVNAQAVASQAPPQSVMALIESKSELLASEALNSNKHWFTAYTNEAGKWQHEYSKNWCSGFIPGIFWYLNALSNNGQWQQYAEHWTEGVRSRAYATDNDTGFQIFNSFGLGYTMGKKPSDDYKQVLIDGASTLVKQRYNKDIGAFRSWRQGISNPTRLPFEVNIDQLMNMELVLWVGKHANKPEFTKMAISHADKTWEHGVRENGSTYHVVSYSPSGEVVKKRTHQGWKTESTWSRGQAWSVYAYAMYYRYTGLERMLERSIKSYEYFIESTKQQTQDLVPYSDFDAPIDDDNPRDSSATAIVASALIELYKITQQEKYLNDAQQMLASLSTPKYLAMDNNYQSILLKGSEKWGEPEVGTIFGDYFFIEALYRWQQWAPRKLPKHFGL
- a CDS encoding GDSL-type esterase/lipase family protein, whose translation is MAINKVLCFGDSNTWGYSPASRQRMPANSRWPRVMENLLGEPYQIIEAGQPGRTTYPSSSSFGLSSGIDALLQDTQKHQPDCLVLMLGTNDFYPEFQLAVEQISDNLEQMVVELDQHCVNQGITSPKVLLVAPPAIDETGPFGQHFKGSQAKSQLLAGLLAAKAKRLSCAFFDVNSIIKLKQQDGVHLSPEQHKQLAEALAAKLAFIYQ
- a CDS encoding zinc ribbon domain-containing protein YjdM, giving the protein MSDLPPCPECESAYVYQDGSLLICPECAHEWNPNEVVVDPDAIVLKDAVGNLLAEDDKVTLIKDLKVKGSSLVLKVGTKAVIKRFVDADHDIDCKVDGHGHMMLKSKFVRKQN